Below is a window of Chitinophaga flava DNA.
TTTACGGCTTTTCACTATTTTACGCTGATTGGCCACAATACCTACAGCCCAGCCATCGATACGGGCGTAACCACAGATAATACTTTTGCCATAGTCCTGTTTGTACTGGTCGAAAGCAGAATCATCTACCAGACGGGAGATGATTTCGAGCATATCATAAGGACGGGTGTTGTCTGCGGGAAGGATGCCGTTGAGCTCTTCTTCCGGCAGGACTGGCGGTGCGGGCGCAATACGGTCAAAGCCAGCGGTGGTACTATGACCTATTTTGCTCACGATGCGTTTTACCTGATCGAGGCATTCTTCATCTGTTTTGAATTTATAGTCGGCGATACCGGATATTTCAGTATGGGTAACGGCGCCGCCTAACGTTTCCGCATCTACGTCTTCTCCAATGGCTGCTTTTACGAGGTAAGGACCGGCCAGGAAGATAGAACCGTTTCCTTCCACCATCAGTACTTCATCGCTCATGATGGGAAGGTAAGCCCCACCGGCCACGCAGCTGCCCATTACAGCGGCAATCTGGGTGATGCCCATAGCGCTCATGCGGGCATTGTTGCGGAAGATACGGCCGAAGTGTTCCTTGTCAGGGAAAATTTCATCCTGCATAGGTAAAAATACACCCGCACTGTCTACCAGATAGATCACGGGAAGATGGTTTTCCATGGCGATCTCCTGCAGGCGCAGATTTTTTTTGCCGGTCATCGGAAACCAGGCACCTGCTTTTACAGTCATATCGTTGGCAACGATCATACACTGACGGCCGCTTACATAGCCGATCCCGCCGATGGTGCCTGCTGCAGGACATCCACCGTATTCCGGATACATTTCATAGGCGGCAAAGGCCCCTATCTCAGTAAAAGGGGTATCCTTATCGATCAGGTACTGAATACGTTCCCTGGCAGTGAGTTTACCCCTTTGGCGCACTTTCTCCAGGCTTTTTTTTCCTCCGCCCTGTTCAATAATTCCCATGCGGTGTTTCATGGTGCTAATGGCCAGTCTCATGGCATCTTCATTCTTATTTGTTTCCAGATCCACTTGATTCATAACGTTTGGGTTTTACTTTAAAAATACCGACAAATAAGTTAAATTACGAATTATGGAGCTTACAGAACACCTTGCCTCTTCCATTGAGGCGTTATACAACGGCAAACCGTGGCTGGACGTCACTTTCAGGGAACATCTTTCCCGCGTGGATGCCAGGCAGGCTGTAAAAAGCCTCCAGGGGTCCAACAATATCTGGCAGATTGTGAACCATGTCATCTTCTGGCACCAGCGTGTAGAACGTTATATGCATAATGAGCCACCGGAAAAAGATGGAGATCTGCCCGATTTTTATTCACCGGAAAATCATGGGGAAGAAAACTGGCAGGCTACCATCCACCGTCTGGAACACTCCTTCCAGCAAATAGCTGCCAGCATTCGTAAATTCCCGGAAGAGGAGTTGTTTGACACCTTTCCGGGTACGGATAAAAAAGCCATCTATTACCTGCAGGGACTGGCAGAACATGATGCCTACCATCTGGGCCAGATCGTGCTCCTGCAGAAATACATTTGAGATATTAAATATCCAGATCCTACATCAGGTTCATATCATAACGTTGTTCGTATAACTGCATTCCCCAAAGCTGGAGGAACTTTTCGCCGGTTTTACGGAAGCCTGCCCTTTTGTACATGTCAATCGCGGTAGTGTGGATGCTGGTAGTCATCAGATAGATGGTCTGATAATTTTTTTCCCGGCAGAAACTGATCGCTTCATTCAGCAACCTTTTGCCCAGTCCTTTCCCCCTATAGTCGGGGTGTACTACAAACCAGCGCAGCTGCGCCAGATAACGGGATGATCCCAGGATCGCTACAGCACCCACGATTTTATTATCTGCTATCGCCAGAAACACCCGGTCTTTATTCTTGTTATAGGTAGCCAGAAAATCCTGGAAAGTTTTGCAGACATAGGCTTCAAATTCCAGGTTATAGCCATATTCCCTGGCATACAGCTCTCCATGCAGGTAAATGAGATAACCGATATCGCCTGGTTGCAGGTCATAACGGAAATGTATATCCGAAGATGTAGCCGGAGCGGGCTCACCTGCCAATACTGCTTCGATCGTTTTCATGGCGCCAGCCACCGCTTGTTGCTGCTTCTCAGCTAGAGGGGCCAATATTTCTCCGATCTGCCCGGAAGATTTTTCGTCCAGGGCGGCCATCAGTTTTTTGCCTTTAGTGGTGAGCTGTAGGAGGTAACTACGACCGTCGGCGGATGATTTATGCCGGGACACCAGGCCGTTGGCCTCAAACTTTTTTAGCATGCGGCTCAGATATCCGCCATCTATTTTCATGAGGCTGGTTAGATGCCCCGCTGTACATTTTTCGGTTTGTGCCAGTTCGTATAATACCCTCACTTCCGACAGCGAATAATT
It encodes the following:
- a CDS encoding acyl-CoA carboxylase subunit beta; its protein translation is MNQVDLETNKNEDAMRLAISTMKHRMGIIEQGGGKKSLEKVRQRGKLTARERIQYLIDKDTPFTEIGAFAAYEMYPEYGGCPAAGTIGGIGYVSGRQCMIVANDMTVKAGAWFPMTGKKNLRLQEIAMENHLPVIYLVDSAGVFLPMQDEIFPDKEHFGRIFRNNARMSAMGITQIAAVMGSCVAGGAYLPIMSDEVLMVEGNGSIFLAGPYLVKAAIGEDVDAETLGGAVTHTEISGIADYKFKTDEECLDQVKRIVSKIGHSTTAGFDRIAPAPPVLPEEELNGILPADNTRPYDMLEIISRLVDDSAFDQYKQDYGKSIICGYARIDGWAVGIVANQRKIVKSRKGEMQMGGVIYNDSADKAARFIMNCNQKKIPLVFLQDVTGFMVGSRSEHAGIIKDGAKLVNAVANSVVPKITIIIGNSYGAGNYAMCGKAYDPRFIYAWPSAKIAVMGGEQAAKTLLQIQVASLKAKGQEITPDEEARLLKEITDKYTSQTTPYYAAARLWVDEIIEPTETRQRISEGIKAADNAPLEHPFNVGVFQV
- a CDS encoding DinB family protein, with amino-acid sequence MELTEHLASSIEALYNGKPWLDVTFREHLSRVDARQAVKSLQGSNNIWQIVNHVIFWHQRVERYMHNEPPEKDGDLPDFYSPENHGEENWQATIHRLEHSFQQIAASIRKFPEEELFDTFPGTDKKAIYYLQGLAEHDAYHLGQIVLLQKYI
- a CDS encoding bifunctional helix-turn-helix transcriptional regulator/GNAT family N-acetyltransferase, which codes for MSSNSSLVADIRHFNRFYTGVIGLLDQHILESNYSLSEVRVLYELAQTEKCTAGHLTSLMKIDGGYLSRMLKKFEANGLVSRHKSSADGRSYLLQLTTKGKKLMAALDEKSSGQIGEILAPLAEKQQQAVAGAMKTIEAVLAGEPAPATSSDIHFRYDLQPGDIGYLIYLHGELYAREYGYNLEFEAYVCKTFQDFLATYNKNKDRVFLAIADNKIVGAVAILGSSRYLAQLRWFVVHPDYRGKGLGKRLLNEAISFCREKNYQTIYLMTTSIHTTAIDMYKRAGFRKTGEKFLQLWGMQLYEQRYDMNLM